In the genome of Anabaena cylindrica PCC 7122, the window GAAAAACTATTTTTAGATTATTTAAATACAGGTTGTCAAGTTCTGCGATTTTCAGCAGGATCAATTGGTCAGATTAACCAGCAAATGTATTCATTTTTGGCCGTGCAATCTAATATAAGCAGCCTGGTTCCTGGGCTAAAAATTAAGTTATCAGATGCTTATTGTGGAAAGGTTGTTGAACAACAACAAACTGTTACCTTCCACCATGTAGGAGAAATGATAGAGATGTGTTGCCATCCACTATACCAAAGCCTAAAAATAGAGTCCTACATTGGCACTCCTATTTGGGTAGATGGATATATCTATGGTACTCTTTGCTTTTTTTCTACTGATACCAGACCTAATAAATTTGAGAGCCACGAAAAAGAAATTATTGAATTGATGGCTCAAAGTATTGGTAAGTTTATCAGCGCTCATCAAACAGAGAAAAAACGCCAGCAGGCAGAAGAGGAATTAAGACAAAGTGAGGAACGTTGGCAATTAGCAATTCAAGCCAGTAAAGATGGTATTTATGACTTGAATTTACAAACATCTGAAGTTTTTTACTCGGCTCGCTGGAAAGAAATACTGGGCTATGAAGAAGGAGAAATTGCTAATGATATTAACGAATGGATCAAGCGTATTCATCCAGATGATCTCAAAGGGGTGATTCAGGCAAATCGCGCTCATATGAATCGGGAAACTCCCAGCCTCATACAAGAGTATCGGATGTTGTGCAAAGATGGTAGTTACAAGTGGATTTTGGTACGAGGTCAGGCACTTTGGAATCAAAATGGTAAGCCAATTAGATTTATTTGTTGCCATACAGATATTAGCGAAAAAGCAAAGCTTGAAGCCGAACGCGAACAGCAAGAAGAAGAAATTAGACAAACTCAAGCATTCCTAGATTCTATCATTGAAAATATTCCCGATATGATCTTTGTTAAAGATGCCAAGGATCTCAAGTTTGTCAGGCTTAACAAAGCAGGGGAAGAACTACTAGGCCATACCAGAGAAGAATTAACCGGTAAAAACGACGCAGACCTTTTCCCCCAAACAGAAGCAGATTTTTTTATTGCCAAAGATCGAGAAGTTTTAGCCAACACAAACATTTTAGACATTCCTGAAGAAACTATTCACACCAGATATCAGGGAATCAGAACCCTGCATACTAAAAAAATCCCCATTCTTGATGAAAATGGAAATCCACAGTATCTGCTGGGTATTTCTGAAGATATCACTGAAAGCAAACGCCAACAAACAGCCTTACAAATGATAGTTGAAGGTACAGCTTCAAAAACAGGAAGTCAATTTTTTCGTTCATTGGTGCGTTACCTAGCAGAAGTTTTACAAGTTCGCTACGCTTTTGTGACCCAATTTATAGATTCTGCAAAAATGCGGGCTTGTACACTAGCATTCTGGGCTGGAGAAGACTTTGGTGAAAACTTTGAGTACAGCTTGGAAGGAACACCTTGTCAACAAATATTATCTGGAGAAGTCGTTTTCTATCCCCATAGCATCCAGTCGTTTTTTCCTCATCATGAACATCTAGTCGATTTAAAAGTTGAAAGCTACTTAGCTATCCCACTCAATGATTCCATGGGAAAAATCGTGGGATATTTGAAAGTGTTGGACACCAAGCCAATGGTTAACAACCAGACTACAGAACTGATTGTCAGAATTTTTGCAGCCCGTGCAGGAGCAGAGCTAGAGAGGCAATTATTTGAAAATGCTTTGCAAGAAAGTATAGAACAGCAACGGGCAAATTTGCGAGTAGTCGAACGGATGCGACAGACTTTAGATATTTCTCAAATTTTCCATACGACTACGGTAGAATTGCGAAATCTGCTGAAATGCGATCGCGTAGCTATTTACCAATTCCATTCTGATTGGAGTGGTGAATTTGTGGACGAATCTGTAGGTAATGGATGGATTTCTTTACTGCCAAATTACAATACTTATCCCCAATTTGCAGAAAATATCATTTTTAATGAGCGATGTTCGATCAGAAAATTTGAGAGAAGAAAGCTAGACAGAGCAATCAAAAATAGTAATACTGATAACTATAGTTTCTGTACAGATACTTATATCCGAGAAAACAAAGATAGTATTTATAATCAAGGAACAAGTTATCGAGTTGTAGATGACATATACAAGGCAGGATTTGAAAATTGTTATCTCCAACTTTTGGAAAAATTCCAAGCTAAAGCCTATATCATCGTCCCAATTTTTCAGTCTGGTAAGTTGTGGGGACTTTTGGCAGTTTATCAAAACTCTGCTCCCCGTACGTGGAAATCAAGTGAGATCAATCTTGTCATTAACATTAGTCAACAGCTAGGAATAGCCCTCCATCAAGCAGAGTTATTTACTCAAATTCAACATCAATCAGTAGAACTAGAAAAAGCCAGAGATGCAGCTGAATCGGCTAACCGAGCCAAGAGCGAATTTTTGGCTAACATGAGCCACGAATTGCGAACTCCACTTAATGCTATCATGGGGTTCACTCAAGTAATGAGCCGTGATGTATCCCTGCATCAAACACATCAGGAACATCTTAATATCATCAACAGCAGTGGTCAACACCTACTAGAACTGATCAATGATGTATTAGAAATGTCCAAGGTGGAAGCAGGCAGAATCCAACTCAATACAACTAGTTTTGATTTATATTACTTACTCAATCATCTAGAACATTTATTACGCTTAAAAGCTACTTCCAAGCAATTAACGCTGATCTTTAATCGCGCTCCCAATATTCCCCAATATATCAAAACCGATGAAGTTAAATTACGCCAGGTTTTACTGAACTTGTTGGGAAATGCAATTAAGTTTACTCAACAAGGGCAAGTGACTCTGGGCATCACCACAGGAGAAAGTAAAGATAAGCAAGAGCAGGTTTCTAGTTTTCTTATATTTGAGATTAAAGATACTGGTCCCGGCATTGCACCAGAGGAAATACAGCGGTTATTTACTCCTTTCGTGCAAACTAACACCGCTCATTCCCATGAAGGAACAGGATTAGGATTAGCCATTAGCCAAAAATTTGTCAAGCTGATGGAAGGAGAGATTAAGGTCGAAAGTCTTGTGGGTGTGGGAAGTGTATTTAAGTTCCATATCAAGATTGATCATGCAGAAAAAGTAGATATTCCTGCTCTATTATCTTACCATCGAGTTATTCACTTGGCTCCTAATCAACCCACTTACCGATTATTAATTGTGGAAAACCAATGGGAGAGCAAAAAACTTCTAGTAGAGATGCTTAGTCCACTGGGATTTGAGGTGTATACAGCGGAAAATGGCCAAGAGGGATTAGAACTTTGGCAGCGTTACCAACCCCATCTAATTCTGATGGATATGCAAATGCCTATCATGGATGGTTACGAAGCTACACGACAGATTCGGGCAGGAGAAATAGACAATTTAGTTGCTGTTCAACACCAAACTAAAATTATTGCTTTGACTGCTAGTGCTTTTGAAGAACAGCGGACTTATATTTTGTCTATAGGTTGTGACGATTTCATTCACAAGCCATTTCGAGAAGAATTTCTGTTGAATAAACTGGCAGAACATTTAGGTCTTAGCTACACCTATGAGGAAAAGACCGAAAATATAGAAAGGGAAGCAGAACAATCTTCATCTTTTATTCTTACTTCTGCATCTTTACAGGTAATGCCTGCTGAATGGATTACTCAACTACATGGGTCTGCTGGTCGATGTAGTAAACGTCAAACTGTTGAATTAATCAATCAAATCCCTGAATTACATAGCAATCTCGCCAAATCTCTCACTAATTTAGTGCATGACTTTCATTTTGAGAAGATTGTACAGTTATGTGTCGAGTAGGATGGAGGTGGCAGCAGTAGGTAGAGAAAATTCTTACTCGGTACTCGGTATTCGTTACTCAATACTCATTTAACAGGAGGAGTAAATATGGGTTTGGCTGGAATTAGAATTGTGTTGGTGGAACCAGCAGGACCCTTGAATTTAGGCTCAATTGCTAGGGTAATGAAAAATTTTGGGTTATGTAACCTAGTATTAGTGAATCCGCAGTGCGATCGCTCTTCTGATGATGCTCTAAAAATGGCAGTCCATGCCAAAGAAATTTTAGATTCTGCGATCATAGTAGACACATTACCACAAGCATTGCAAGGATGCGTGCGTGCGATCGCTACCATAGGCCGTGATTACAGCGGAGAAATTCCCCTAGAAAACCCCCGCACTACCCTACCCTGGCTATTAGAAGAACCAGAAAAACCAGTAGCCCTGATTTTTGGCAGAGAAGACCGAGGACTAAGCAATGAAGAAATAAATTATGCCCAAAAGTTAGTTTTCATTCCCACAAGTCCCATCTATCCATCCCTGAATTTAGCTACCGCTGTCTCCATCTGTTGTTACGAATTATCACAATTAGCAGAAATATTTATAACACCGGAAATACCTCCTACAGAAATCGCACCTTTAGATATTGTAGAACCTTACTATCAGGAATTGGAATCTCTGCTATTATCCATAGGTTATATTTACCCCCATACAGCAGCTAGTAGGATGGAAAAATTCCGACACTTGTATAATCGCGCCCACATCCAAACTGCTGAAGTTGCTATGTTACGCGGAATTCTACGACAAATAGAATGGGCATTGAAGGAAGCAGAAGGTAGAAGGTAGGGGGTGCAGGAGAAAGATAAATATTCTTCCCCAATCACCAATGAGCAATCCCCTAACTAGCAACTTGGGTTAATATGACTTAAACTGAGCAGGAAAAAGAAAAGCTACTTAATCCCAGAAGTTTATCTGAGTATATCAAGGTGCTGGAAGATTTAATTTTGGGTCGAACATCTACAAACAAAACAGTCGAGTGGGTCACAAGGAGGAGTAGTGTCAGAATCAAGTGACAAACTAATAGCTATCTCACGACAGCAACCTTCACAGCGTCGTCGCCGTCCACGCCAAAACCAAAAGGCTGGACAAACACCCGTTGTCAAGAAACCGCAACAGGTTATAGCTAGAGGCGAAAGTGTGGCGCTCACACGGCTTAATAATAATAATATCATTCCTCCTGCTCTCCCTACTGAGGGGCGAAGACCACGCTCCAAGATAGTTATGCCGACAGCAGTTAAACCCATCCCTAAATCTAAGGGCAAGATGCCACAACCGGGTACTGCAAAGTTGAAGACAGTGCGTGTACCAAAGCAAGGAAAGCCAAAAATAGATAGGCGAGCATCCCGCAAAACTCGGTTAAAGCCAATGGCTAGAACCATATTGTATACGTTACGGTTGTTGATTGTGGGCATCGGCTTAGGTGCAATTGTAGGCACGCTGTTGTCAGTATTAGACCCTGCTAATCGCATCACCACATCTTCTTCCCCATCTCAGACTAACGCGGGGCCATCTCAAACACAATCTCCAACTAATTCCTCTGCAACCGCTTCCAGTTTATATTTATCCCAAGAAATCATCCCTTTAAAAACCGATGTGCAGAATTTAGCAGCGGCAAATCCAAATCTGACCCCTGGGGTGTTCATGGTAGATTTAGATACTGGGGCTTATGTGGATATTAATAGTACTGCTAGTTTTTCTGCTGCCAGCACGATTAAAGTACCAATTCTAATTGCTTTTTTTCAGGATGTAGACGCGGGGAAAATACGTCTGGATGAAATGCTGACTGTGCAACAAGAGATGATTGCAGGTGGTTCTGGAACTTTACAGACGAGTACAGTAGGTAGTCAGTACACTGCCATTGATGTTGCCACAAAGATGATTACCATCAGTGATAACACAGCCACCAATATGCTTATTGCCAGATTGGGAGGTCAAGAGGTACTAAACGAGCGTTTTCGCAGTTGGGGATTAGCAACTACAATAATTCGCTCTCCACTCCCAGATTTACAAGGCACAAACACCACCAGTCCTAGAGAATTGGGGAATTTGATTGCGGCACTCAATCAGGGAAATATGGTGAGTATGCGATCGCGCGATATTATGCTTGATATTATGCGCCGCACACAAAGAAATAATCTCCTACCTTCCGGCTTAGGAGAAGGAGCAAAATCATACCACAAAACCGGTGATATCGGCACAATGTTAGGAGATGCAGGTTTAATTGATATTCCCACCGGCAAGCGTTATATAGCTGCTGTCATGGTACAACGTCCCAACAATGACCCTACTGCGGAGAAACTCATTAGCGCCATTTCTAGTGCTGCTTACCAACACTTTAGCCAAACTGCTATCACACCCCGCACTCCCACAAATAATCTACCTACAAATAATTTTCCGCAACCTGTTCAACCCTTTATTCAACCCCAGGGAATGACTCCAATAGTACCTAACGGAACAGTTAACAATACTCCTATAGGTACTTATCCAGCCCCGGTGACGACTCCACAATATTACCCTCCACAATAAACAATCCCTAAATAAATCTAAATACCTGTTGCTAAAATAAAAAAATAGGCTATACTTATGAAAGTGACACCCACGGGCGGGTGGCGGAATTGGTAGACGCACCGCACTCAAAATGCGGCACCGAAAGGTATAGGAGTTCGATTCTCCTCCCGCCCACTCTTAAAATTGTAAATATCCCTTATATCCCTTCGACATACATCCACAAATGAGGTATTCTCTGTGACAGAATGACTTCGTTGTTAACTTTTATTTGTATTTATTAGGATAAATATCCTACTGCCAACTTTAGTAGTTAAGTATATTTGCTGAATTGAATCAGACTTTGAGATTTAGAGAAAATGCAATTACATTTAAGCACCTGGCCAGAAGTAGAAACTTATCTACAAAAATCCCAGGGAATTATTTTCCCTATTGGTTCCACAGAACAACATGGCCCAACGGGTTTAATTGGGACTGATGCCATTTGTGCAGAAGCAATATCCCATGGTGTAGCAGAAGAAACTCAAGGAATGGTTGCACCAACAATCAATATCGGTATGGCATTACATCATACTGCTTTTCCCGGTACAATTAGCCTCCGTCCTAGCACTTTAATCTTGGTAGTACGGGATTATATAACTTGTTTAGCAAAAGCAGGTTTTACCAAGTTTTACTTTATTAATGGACATGGTGGAAATATTGCGACTCTGAAAGCTGCTTTTTCAGAAACTTATGCACATTTAGAAGATTTACAACTTCCTAGTTCTCAAAAAGTTCAATGTCAAATTGCTAATTGGTTTATGTGCGGTTCTGTATATAAACTTGCCAAAGAATTATATGGTGATCAAGAAGGTTCTCATGCTACCCCTAGTGAAGTAGCTGTTACCCAATACGTCTATCCAGAAGCAATCAAACAAGCACCCCTATCTTCAAAAGTCGCAAGTGGACACAGAATTTATGGTGCAGCTAATTTTCGAGAAAGTTACCCAGATGGCCGCATGGGTTCAAATCCGGCTTTAGCAACACCAGAACATGGTAAACAGTTTTATGATTTGGCTGTGGGGGAATTGAGTAAAGGGTATTTGGAGTTTTTGAATCAGGAATAGGGTTTTATCACACAGAGGCGCAGAGAAGATTTAAGATGATACAAATTCATGTATAGAACCCATTTGATATCTTCTCAGACGGTATTTGCAACAGATAACCGTTTGAGCTTGACATTGGAACGTTCGAGAGTGCGGTCAAAATTTTTGACCAAACTTATCAGATACATTCGCTTTGGTACAAGTCAGACAACAGCACGAAATATCCCTCGCGTAAAGAAAGTTTGCAGGTAAGTTTCAAATTTATCTTTTTCGCTGTCATTGAGTCAAAGCGATCGCATAAATACCTCCTCGTGCTAGACTAATAAATCTTAGAGTTGGGAAACTCCGGTTAAATTCCGAGACTGTGCCGCAGCTGTAAAGAAAAGGCAAAGAGTAAAAGGCGAAAAGCAAAAGAATATTGATGAAACTCTTCATAAAACAGGGTTTTACTCCTAAATTCTGACTTCTGACTCCTGTACGGGCGAAGCATTCGGAAAATATTCTTTGGCAAAAACTGATAATTTATCACCCGAATGCTTCGCCCCTACTCCTGCCATATTTTCCAAGTCAGAATGCTAACTCTACGAATGTATTTGGATGTAAGGGAGGGATACCCCACCCCTACTCTGTCTCTGCGTCGCACGGGGAAGGAGTTCTCGTTTTGTTAACCGCTTCTACTGCTTGTCCAGGGTTGTTTTATAATATATCAGCCCAAGATGGAATCTTGTCTCGTGTAAGAATACCCGGTGGGATTCTTAATAGTGAACAGTGTCAATTTATTGCAAACATAGCCGATAATTGTGGTGGTGGCTATGTTGACATTACTAATCGTGCTAATTTGCAAATTCGGGAAATTAAAACTGGGATAAATATTGAAATTCTCCAGCGTTTACAGGAATTGGGTTTAGGTTCTGCCAACCCCACTGTAGACCATATTCGCAACATCATGACTAGCCCCACAGCGGGTATTGATCCTCAAGAATTAATAGATACTCAACCCTTCGTTAAAGCATGGGATGACTATATTACAGAACATCCCCATCTAGCAGGACTATCTGCTAAATTTAGCGTTGGTTTTGATGGTGGTGGTAAAGTTTCAGTGCAGAATTGCGTTAACGATATCACCTTTGCTGCTGTCGCGGAAAATGGAAATGTTTACTTTCAGCTTTATCTGAGTTTTGGGGAAAAAGGACAACCCCCCCAAAATACGGGAATTTTGTTAAAACCAGATGAATGTTTACCAGTTTTAGCAGTTTTAGCTGATGTTTATCTAGATCATATCGGTGTAACAAGTCAACGCAAGCGACGTTTGCGAGAAGTTATCAATGATTTAGGTATAGAAAATTATCTGCGTTTAGCTTTTACAAGTAAATCTCTAACTTCCCAACTTCCTGGGGAGATTTTACACCTTGCTGTTGATAAGTTTGGCGTAGTTAGTCATTACTTTTGCCAATTACCAATTACCAATTACCAATTACCAGCCCAAACAGATATGATAACTGTTCCGGCGAACTCAATTGGTATTC includes:
- the cobG gene encoding precorrin-3B synthase; the protein is MLTASTACPGLFYNISAQDGILSRVRIPGGILNSEQCQFIANIADNCGGGYVDITNRANLQIREIKTGINIEILQRLQELGLGSANPTVDHIRNIMTSPTAGIDPQELIDTQPFVKAWDDYITEHPHLAGLSAKFSVGFDGGGKVSVQNCVNDITFAAVAENGNVYFQLYLSFGEKGQPPQNTGILLKPDECLPVLAVLADVYLDHIGVTSQRKRRLREVINDLGIENYLRLAFTSKSLTSQLPGEILHLAVDKFGVVSHYFCQLPITNYQLPAQTDMITVPANSIGIHPQKQAGLFYIGVVLPLGRWETWQMRRLADLAAKYGNGNLRVTPWQNLLVTDIPKKQVAEVETEITRLGLNISPTNIKTSLVACSGKRGCAASATETKDHALALADYLEYITLEHPINIHFSGCVKSCAQHQQADITLLGVRIQSENETMEGYQLYIGDGKLQKFGYQLYEYVTFAELPKIIATMLCVYKNQRLNLNESFREFVYRYDTSQLQRLFTVKSIPNPKSHV
- a CDS encoding creatininase family protein, which translates into the protein MQLHLSTWPEVETYLQKSQGIIFPIGSTEQHGPTGLIGTDAICAEAISHGVAEETQGMVAPTINIGMALHHTAFPGTISLRPSTLILVVRDYITCLAKAGFTKFYFINGHGGNIATLKAAFSETYAHLEDLQLPSSQKVQCQIANWFMCGSVYKLAKELYGDQEGSHATPSEVAVTQYVYPEAIKQAPLSSKVASGHRIYGAANFRESYPDGRMGSNPALATPEHGKQFYDLAVGELSKGYLEFLNQE
- a CDS encoding response regulator; this translates as MNMNQQQPSQSLANILVVDDSPVNLVLLSKVLTNYGYKVRSALDADIALRSVQAKLPDLILLDIMMNDIDGYEVCKRLKANEYSRDIPIIFISALDEPLDKVKAFGMGGADYISKPFQAEEVIARIENQLRIQRLQNQLVEQNEELLQKTQALADFSSSLKQLHRINMTDFSNVEKLFLDYLNTGCQVLRFSAGSIGQINQQMYSFLAVQSNISSLVPGLKIKLSDAYCGKVVEQQQTVTFHHVGEMIEMCCHPLYQSLKIESYIGTPIWVDGYIYGTLCFFSTDTRPNKFESHEKEIIELMAQSIGKFISAHQTEKKRQQAEEELRQSEERWQLAIQASKDGIYDLNLQTSEVFYSARWKEILGYEEGEIANDINEWIKRIHPDDLKGVIQANRAHMNRETPSLIQEYRMLCKDGSYKWILVRGQALWNQNGKPIRFICCHTDISEKAKLEAEREQQEEEIRQTQAFLDSIIENIPDMIFVKDAKDLKFVRLNKAGEELLGHTREELTGKNDADLFPQTEADFFIAKDREVLANTNILDIPEETIHTRYQGIRTLHTKKIPILDENGNPQYLLGISEDITESKRQQTALQMIVEGTASKTGSQFFRSLVRYLAEVLQVRYAFVTQFIDSAKMRACTLAFWAGEDFGENFEYSLEGTPCQQILSGEVVFYPHSIQSFFPHHEHLVDLKVESYLAIPLNDSMGKIVGYLKVLDTKPMVNNQTTELIVRIFAARAGAELERQLFENALQESIEQQRANLRVVERMRQTLDISQIFHTTTVELRNLLKCDRVAIYQFHSDWSGEFVDESVGNGWISLLPNYNTYPQFAENIIFNERCSIRKFERRKLDRAIKNSNTDNYSFCTDTYIRENKDSIYNQGTSYRVVDDIYKAGFENCYLQLLEKFQAKAYIIVPIFQSGKLWGLLAVYQNSAPRTWKSSEINLVINISQQLGIALHQAELFTQIQHQSVELEKARDAAESANRAKSEFLANMSHELRTPLNAIMGFTQVMSRDVSLHQTHQEHLNIINSSGQHLLELINDVLEMSKVEAGRIQLNTTSFDLYYLLNHLEHLLRLKATSKQLTLIFNRAPNIPQYIKTDEVKLRQVLLNLLGNAIKFTQQGQVTLGITTGESKDKQEQVSSFLIFEIKDTGPGIAPEEIQRLFTPFVQTNTAHSHEGTGLGLAISQKFVKLMEGEIKVESLVGVGSVFKFHIKIDHAEKVDIPALLSYHRVIHLAPNQPTYRLLIVENQWESKKLLVEMLSPLGFEVYTAENGQEGLELWQRYQPHLILMDMQMPIMDGYEATRQIRAGEIDNLVAVQHQTKIIALTASAFEEQRTYILSIGCDDFIHKPFREEFLLNKLAEHLGLSYTYEEKTENIEREAEQSSSFILTSASLQVMPAEWITQLHGSAGRCSKRQTVELINQIPELHSNLAKSLTNLVHDFHFEKIVQLCVE
- a CDS encoding serine hydrolase; the protein is MSESSDKLIAISRQQPSQRRRRPRQNQKAGQTPVVKKPQQVIARGESVALTRLNNNNIIPPALPTEGRRPRSKIVMPTAVKPIPKSKGKMPQPGTAKLKTVRVPKQGKPKIDRRASRKTRLKPMARTILYTLRLLIVGIGLGAIVGTLLSVLDPANRITTSSSPSQTNAGPSQTQSPTNSSATASSLYLSQEIIPLKTDVQNLAAANPNLTPGVFMVDLDTGAYVDINSTASFSAASTIKVPILIAFFQDVDAGKIRLDEMLTVQQEMIAGGSGTLQTSTVGSQYTAIDVATKMITISDNTATNMLIARLGGQEVLNERFRSWGLATTIIRSPLPDLQGTNTTSPRELGNLIAALNQGNMVSMRSRDIMLDIMRRTQRNNLLPSGLGEGAKSYHKTGDIGTMLGDAGLIDIPTGKRYIAAVMVQRPNNDPTAEKLISAISSAAYQHFSQTAITPRTPTNNLPTNNFPQPVQPFIQPQGMTPIVPNGTVNNTPIGTYPAPVTTPQYYPPQ
- a CDS encoding RNA methyltransferase gives rise to the protein MGLAGIRIVLVEPAGPLNLGSIARVMKNFGLCNLVLVNPQCDRSSDDALKMAVHAKEILDSAIIVDTLPQALQGCVRAIATIGRDYSGEIPLENPRTTLPWLLEEPEKPVALIFGREDRGLSNEEINYAQKLVFIPTSPIYPSLNLATAVSICCYELSQLAEIFITPEIPPTEIAPLDIVEPYYQELESLLLSIGYIYPHTAASRMEKFRHLYNRAHIQTAEVAMLRGILRQIEWALKEAEGRR